One Nesterenkonia populi DNA window includes the following coding sequences:
- a CDS encoding helix-turn-helix domain-containing protein, whose translation MAETLTRPGPSTVPELTLADRLLIARRHAGMTNAELALATGASKNTITNAERGNSNPSPMLLKNWATATGVSHNWLITGKTPAESEQESLFSGES comes from the coding sequence ATGGCTGAAACCCTCACTCGTCCAGGTCCTTCGACAGTTCCAGAACTGACCCTTGCAGACCGACTTCTCATCGCTCGCCGTCACGCCGGAATGACCAACGCCGAGCTTGCACTAGCCACTGGTGCCAGCAAGAACACCATCACCAACGCCGAGCGTGGCAACTCCAACCCCTCCCCCATGCTGCTGAAGAACTGGGCCACAGCCACCGGTGTCTCCCACAACTGGCTCATCACCGGCAAGACACCAGCCGAATCTGAACAGGAATCGCTTTTCTCAGGAGAAAGTTAA